In Alkalihalobacillus sp. FSL W8-0930, a single window of DNA contains:
- a CDS encoding DUF503 family protein, with protein MIIGAVRCELFIYESGSLKAKRAVIKSLLTRLGQRYNLSVSETDYHDLWQRSEIGLVVVSTTKKRCEQELQKALALIDADPDSERTLTEMEWL; from the coding sequence ATGATTATTGGTGCTGTCCGATGTGAACTTTTCATATATGAGTCAGGTTCATTAAAAGCCAAGCGAGCAGTGATTAAAAGTTTGCTGACTCGCTTAGGACAGCGATACAATCTTTCTGTTTCCGAAACGGACTATCACGATTTGTGGCAGCGTTCCGAAATTGGCCTTGTAGTTGTGTCCACTACCAAAAAACGGTGTGAGCAAGAACTACAAAAAGCATTAGCCTTAATTGATGCAGATCCCGATTCAGAACGAACCCTAACAGAAATGGAATGGCTATAG
- the rbfA gene encoding 30S ribosome-binding factor RbfA: MSKVRANKVAEQMKKELSDIMLRGLKDPRVKFVTVTGVDVTGDLQQAKVFITVLGSEEEKEATLKGLNKAKGFLRSEVGKRIRLRKTPELEFEIDSSIEYGNRIESLLSDLNRNNDSN; the protein is encoded by the coding sequence ATGAGTAAAGTTCGTGCAAACAAAGTAGCAGAACAAATGAAAAAAGAATTAAGTGATATCATGCTTCGTGGGTTAAAAGATCCACGAGTGAAGTTTGTGACCGTTACTGGAGTTGATGTAACAGGTGACCTACAACAAGCAAAAGTGTTTATCACCGTTCTTGGAAGTGAAGAAGAAAAAGAAGCAACCTTAAAAGGGTTAAACAAAGCAAAAGGATTTTTACGTTCAGAGGTTGGGAAACGAATCCGCCTGCGTAAAACGCCTGAATTAGAATTTGAAATTGATTCGTCGATTGAGTACGGTAACCGAATTGAATCGTTGCTGTCAGACTTGAATCGAAATAACGATTCTAACTAA
- the truB gene encoding tRNA pseudouridine(55) synthase TruB gives MVPTGILPLIKPAGMTSHDCVYRIRKLYQTKKVGHTGTLDPAVTGVLPICIGRATKVAEYMSDFGKTYEAEVTLGFSTTTEDAEGEMVEQKPVTDTWTEDQLKETLSSFLGEQIQIPPMYSAVKVNGKRLYEYARANQTVERPKRKITVHSIEFDSATKLHEDTYSIRFTVTCSKGTYIRTLAVSIGEALGYPAHMSKLMRTESGPFTLSECVSLEDLGEMEMDKRLHQLVPFERALEGWKTIQVSAPIEARIRNGAVLSMDELTVSERVVVYSKSNELLAIYKPHPEKPGKMKPEKILFEPEEQTARKDKE, from the coding sequence ATGGTACCAACAGGAATTCTACCACTTATTAAACCAGCAGGAATGACGTCACACGATTGTGTGTATCGTATTCGCAAGCTGTATCAAACAAAGAAAGTCGGGCATACTGGGACATTAGACCCTGCTGTAACCGGAGTTTTGCCTATCTGTATCGGCAGAGCTACAAAGGTAGCTGAATATATGTCAGATTTCGGGAAAACGTACGAAGCTGAAGTGACACTTGGTTTTTCCACAACAACAGAGGATGCAGAAGGTGAGATGGTTGAACAGAAGCCTGTCACCGACACGTGGACAGAAGATCAACTAAAAGAAACGCTATCTTCTTTTTTAGGTGAACAAATTCAAATTCCTCCAATGTATTCAGCTGTAAAAGTAAATGGAAAACGGTTATATGAATACGCAAGGGCAAATCAAACGGTTGAACGTCCGAAACGAAAAATTACGGTTCATTCCATTGAATTTGACAGTGCAACTAAGCTTCATGAAGATACATATTCTATTCGTTTTACAGTAACGTGTAGTAAAGGAACGTATATCAGGACGCTTGCGGTTTCCATTGGAGAAGCATTAGGTTATCCTGCCCATATGTCGAAGCTTATGCGCACCGAGTCAGGGCCTTTTACACTGTCTGAGTGTGTAAGCTTAGAAGATCTTGGGGAAATGGAGATGGACAAAAGATTACATCAACTTGTACCTTTTGAGCGAGCACTTGAAGGATGGAAAACAATTCAAGTCTCTGCCCCAATCGAAGCGAGAATTCGTAATGGCGCTGTTTTATCAATGGATGAACTAACAGTATCTGAGCGTGTTGTGGTTTATTCAAAGTCAAATGAACTCCTAGCAATCTATAAACCGCATCCGGAGAAGCCTGGAAAAATGAAGCCGGAGAAGATTTTGTTTGAGCCAGAGGAGCAAACAGCCAGAAAGGATAAGGAATGA
- a CDS encoding pitrilysin family protein translates to MIVEPISTVRSVSMGIWVGAGSRHETEKENGLSHLLEHMLFKGTESRTPHDIAEAFDQIGGQVNAFTSKEYTCYYAKVLDEHAGIALDVLQDMFFNSTFDEVELEKEKNVILEEIRMVEDTPDDLVHELLSEACYGNHPLAYPILGTEERLASFTSDDLRSYMDRYYTGDYVVISVAGNVNDELIEQLKTTFAKVKPTDSLLKESTILTIPQFVQENRIRAKDAEQAHLCIGYNGLSIEDPSIYSLVLLNNTFGGSMSSRLFQEIREKRGLCYSVFSYHSSFSDSGMLTVYAGTGISQLDELVDAIHHTTGEMASGGMSAKELKNGKEQLKGSLMLSLESTNSRMSRNGKNELMLEKHKSLDEMLDEINRVTLDSVNELAERILTSKPAVSLVSTTGEWPQALKG, encoded by the coding sequence ATGATTGTAGAGCCAATCTCAACCGTTCGATCGGTTTCTATGGGCATTTGGGTTGGAGCGGGTTCGAGACATGAAACAGAAAAAGAGAATGGCTTGTCTCACTTGCTTGAGCATATGTTGTTTAAAGGAACAGAATCAAGAACACCACATGATATCGCGGAGGCATTTGACCAAATCGGTGGTCAGGTGAATGCTTTTACCTCTAAAGAATATACATGTTACTATGCAAAGGTGCTTGATGAACATGCAGGCATAGCTTTAGATGTGTTACAGGATATGTTTTTCAATTCGACCTTTGATGAGGTTGAACTTGAAAAAGAGAAAAATGTCATTTTAGAAGAGATTCGTATGGTTGAGGATACACCGGATGACCTTGTACATGAATTACTTAGTGAGGCATGTTACGGAAATCACCCATTGGCATACCCAATTTTAGGTACCGAAGAACGACTCGCTTCATTCACATCAGATGATTTGCGTTCGTATATGGATCGTTATTACACAGGGGATTATGTTGTGATTTCTGTTGCTGGCAATGTGAATGATGAACTAATTGAACAATTAAAAACAACATTCGCTAAAGTAAAGCCGACAGATTCTCTCCTTAAAGAGAGTACGATCTTAACGATCCCTCAATTTGTACAAGAAAATAGAATTCGTGCAAAGGATGCGGAGCAAGCGCATTTATGTATTGGATATAACGGTTTATCCATTGAAGATCCATCTATTTATTCATTGGTTCTTTTAAATAATACATTTGGTGGAAGTATGAGTAGTCGATTGTTTCAAGAGATCCGTGAAAAGAGAGGATTATGTTATTCTGTCTTCTCCTATCACTCTTCCTTCTCTGATAGTGGAATGTTAACTGTTTATGCTGGCACTGGCATTTCTCAGTTAGACGAGCTTGTAGATGCTATACACCACACGACAGGGGAAATGGCCTCTGGTGGAATGTCAGCCAAAGAATTAAAAAATGGGAAAGAACAGCTTAAAGGCAGCTTAATGCTTAGCTTGGAAAGTACAAACAGTCGAATGAGCCGGAATGGAAAAAACGAGCTCATGCTTGAAAAACATAAATCCCTTGATGAAATGCTAGATGAAATTAACCGCGTCACTCTCGATTCTGTAAATGAGTTGGCGGAGCGCATCTTAACTTCAAAGCCTGCCGTATCTCTTGTTAGTACAACAGGTGAATGGCCACAAGCTTTAAAGGGGTAA
- a CDS encoding polysaccharide deacetylase family protein, producing MKKGMMHCGLVLVLILLTAGALQNPFSLSYVDAIRQTQAEAVSTKEDALYQEIIEQAKAYLIPPEDARVDKVWKAVPGLNGVQVDVQKSYDKMKELGEFNASLLVFKEVEPEVHLDDLPPSPIYRGNDQKQMVSLLVNVAWGNEYIPDILKTMKRYDVKSTFFLDGSWVHNNPNVAKMIYEEGHEIGSHAYSHPDMQTISKAEIVDQLERTNDVIDATLGVTPKWFAPPSGSFSDTVVQEAAKQEMHTILWSVDTVDWRKPQPQEMVQRVLGKVHPGAMVLMHPTDSSARGLEQLLAGIKEKGFEIGTVSDLLAETRTEFPKPTDKSRGSEIDTED from the coding sequence ATGAAAAAGGGTATGATGCATTGTGGTTTAGTCTTAGTGTTGATTCTATTAACAGCTGGAGCACTACAAAATCCATTTTCACTTTCATATGTTGATGCAATTAGGCAAACACAGGCAGAAGCCGTCTCTACCAAAGAGGATGCTCTTTATCAAGAGATAATAGAACAAGCAAAGGCGTATTTAATCCCTCCCGAGGATGCGCGAGTAGATAAAGTGTGGAAGGCGGTTCCTGGTTTAAACGGTGTACAGGTTGACGTTCAAAAATCGTATGATAAGATGAAGGAACTTGGAGAATTTAACGCAAGTTTGCTTGTGTTTAAAGAAGTTGAGCCTGAAGTGCATTTAGATGACCTTCCTCCCTCTCCCATCTACCGAGGTAACGATCAAAAGCAAATGGTGAGCTTACTAGTAAACGTTGCTTGGGGAAATGAATACATTCCTGATATTTTAAAAACAATGAAACGGTACGATGTGAAGTCCACCTTTTTCCTCGACGGTTCGTGGGTTCACAATAACCCGAACGTTGCCAAAATGATCTATGAAGAAGGTCATGAAATAGGGAGTCATGCATACTCTCATCCAGATATGCAGACCATTTCAAAAGCAGAAATTGTTGATCAGCTTGAGCGAACAAATGATGTTATTGATGCCACGCTGGGTGTGACGCCCAAGTGGTTTGCGCCACCAAGTGGAAGCTTTTCAGATACAGTTGTACAAGAAGCAGCAAAACAAGAGATGCACACCATTTTATGGTCTGTTGATACGGTTGATTGGCGAAAACCACAACCACAGGAAATGGTTCAGCGAGTGCTCGGCAAGGTGCATCCTGGAGCGATGGTCTTGATGCATCCGACAGATTCGTCTGCTAGAGGGTTAGAACAGCTACTTGCAGGCATAAAAGAAAAAGGTTTTGAAATTGGTACGGTGTCCGACTTGTTAGCAGAAACGCGAACAGAGTTTCCGAAACCAACGGACAAAAGTAGGGGGTCAGAGATTGATACAGAAGATTGA
- the rpsO gene encoding 30S ribosomal protein S15, whose protein sequence is MALSQERKNELIATFKTHDTDTGSPEVQVAILTEQINTLNEHLRTHKKDHHSRRGLLKMVGSRRNLLTYLRNKDVTRYRDLVDKLGLRR, encoded by the coding sequence ATGGCATTATCACAAGAGCGTAAAAATGAGCTAATTGCTACATTTAAAACGCATGACACGGACACTGGTTCTCCAGAGGTTCAAGTGGCTATCCTTACAGAGCAAATCAACACACTTAATGAGCATTTACGTACTCATAAAAAGGATCACCATTCAAGACGTGGTCTTTTGAAAATGGTTGGTTCGCGTCGTAACTTATTAACGTACCTACGTAATAAAGACGTAACGCGCTACCGTGATCTAGTTGACAAGCTTGGCTTACGCCGATAA
- a CDS encoding dipicolinate synthase subunit B, whose translation MNLKGKHIGFGLTGSHCTYSEVLPQMKKLVELGAKVTPFASYTVETTDTKFGESEDWLRQIAEITPEPLVNSIVKAEPFGPTTPLDCMVIAPLTGNSASKFANALTDNPVLMGAKATLRNGKPVVLGISTNDALGLNGMNIMKLMGAKHIYFIPFGQDAPDKKPTSMVARMEALPATVEAALESKQIQPVIVEKYRD comes from the coding sequence ATGAATTTAAAAGGAAAACATATTGGATTTGGATTAACGGGCTCACATTGTACGTATAGTGAAGTACTTCCGCAAATGAAGAAGCTTGTAGAACTTGGTGCAAAGGTTACACCATTTGCAAGCTATACAGTAGAAACAACAGATACGAAATTCGGAGAAAGTGAAGACTGGTTAAGACAGATTGCAGAGATCACACCAGAACCATTAGTTAATTCAATCGTCAAAGCCGAACCATTTGGTCCAACAACTCCACTTGATTGTATGGTTATTGCCCCTTTGACTGGGAATTCAGCTAGCAAGTTTGCTAACGCATTAACCGATAATCCGGTTTTAATGGGAGCTAAAGCGACACTCAGAAATGGGAAACCTGTTGTTCTTGGAATCTCTACAAATGATGCACTGGGATTAAACGGGATGAATATTATGAAGTTAATGGGAGCTAAACATATTTACTTTATTCCATTTGGTCAAGATGCTCCTGACAAGAAGCCAACATCAATGGTTGCGAGAATGGAAGCTCTCCCAGCTACAGTTGAAGCAGCACTTGAATCAAAGCAAATCCAGCCTGTCATTGTTGAAAAATATCGAGATTAG
- a CDS encoding YlmC/YmxH family sporulation protein gives MRLSEISSKEIVDYQKGERLGVLGQTDLLINEETGEITAFIIPTSRWFQFGKKDQVVTVYWQQIKKIGEDMIIIDVGSVST, from the coding sequence ATGAGGCTAAGTGAAATTTCAAGTAAGGAAATTGTAGATTATCAAAAAGGGGAACGATTAGGTGTATTAGGGCAAACAGATCTTTTAATTAACGAGGAAACAGGTGAGATTACAGCTTTTATCATACCTACTTCTAGGTGGTTCCAGTTTGGAAAAAAGGATCAGGTTGTGACCGTCTATTGGCAGCAGATTAAAAAGATTGGAGAAGATATGATTATTATCGATGTAGGATCCGTCTCAACATAA
- the pnp gene encoding polyribonucleotide nucleotidyltransferase → MEQGKQEFSMEWAGRTLTVETGQLAKQANGAVLVRYGDTAVLSTATASKEPKDLPFFPLTVNYEERLYAAGKIPGGFIKREGRPSERAILTSRLIDRPIRPLFPDGFRNEVQVISIVMSSDLNASSEMAAMIGSSMALSISDIPFAGPIAGVTIGRIDEEFIINPSTDQLAKSDLNLVVAGTKEAINMVEAGAQELSEELMLEAIMFGHDEIKKLIAFQEKIVAEVGKEKKEVVLRTTDAELEAKIRELAEAELKQAVQVQEKHARQEAIDAVIKKTIEPFEEDEEVSVSEVKEILQKFVKEEVRRLITVEKVRPDGRAIDEIRPLSSEVDYLTRTHGSGLFTRGQTQALSICTLGALGDVQILDGLGLEESKRFMHHYNFPQFSVGETGPIRAPGRREIGHGALGERALEAVIPSEEDFPYTIRLVSEVLESNGSTSQASICASTLAMMDAGVPIKAPVAGIAMGLVKHEEHVSVLTDIQGMEDALGDMDFKVAGTKDGITALQMDIKISGIDRTILEEALAQAKRGRMIILENMLSAIGEHRSDLSNYAPKIMTLKINPDKIRDVIGPSGKVINQIIEETGVKIDIEQDGTVYISSTEKEMNDKARKIIEDIVREVQLGETYLGKVKRIEKFGAFVELFKGKDGLVHISQLAEERVGKVEDVVKIGDEIFVRVTEIDNQGRVNLSRKVILKEEKEKQAEAKQ, encoded by the coding sequence ATGGAACAAGGTAAACAAGAATTTTCAATGGAATGGGCAGGACGCACTTTGACAGTTGAAACAGGTCAACTTGCTAAGCAAGCAAACGGTGCTGTACTTGTCCGTTATGGAGACACTGCCGTACTATCTACAGCTACAGCGTCAAAGGAACCAAAGGATCTTCCTTTCTTTCCACTTACTGTGAACTATGAGGAACGCTTATATGCAGCTGGAAAAATCCCTGGTGGATTTATTAAACGAGAAGGTCGTCCAAGTGAGCGTGCTATTTTAACAAGTCGCTTAATTGACCGTCCAATCAGACCGTTATTTCCAGATGGATTCCGTAATGAAGTACAAGTTATCAGTATTGTTATGAGTTCAGATTTAAATGCATCATCTGAGATGGCTGCTATGATCGGTTCTTCAATGGCATTATCAATCTCTGATATTCCTTTTGCGGGTCCAATTGCGGGTGTAACGATTGGCCGAATTGACGAAGAATTTATTATTAATCCTTCAACAGATCAATTAGCCAAAAGTGATTTAAACCTAGTGGTTGCAGGTACTAAAGAAGCAATTAACATGGTAGAAGCAGGAGCACAGGAGCTTTCTGAGGAATTAATGCTTGAAGCCATCATGTTTGGTCATGATGAGATCAAAAAGCTTATTGCTTTCCAAGAAAAAATCGTTGCCGAAGTAGGAAAAGAGAAAAAAGAAGTCGTTTTACGTACAACGGATGCAGAACTTGAAGCGAAAATTCGCGAATTAGCTGAGGCTGAACTAAAGCAAGCTGTTCAAGTTCAAGAAAAACATGCTCGTCAAGAAGCAATTGACGCAGTGATTAAAAAGACAATTGAACCGTTTGAAGAAGACGAAGAAGTGTCTGTATCTGAAGTAAAAGAGATTCTTCAAAAGTTTGTAAAAGAAGAAGTAAGACGCTTAATCACTGTAGAAAAAGTACGTCCAGATGGACGAGCTATCGATGAAATTCGTCCCCTTTCTTCAGAGGTTGATTACTTAACAAGAACACACGGTTCTGGGTTGTTTACTCGTGGACAAACGCAAGCACTAAGTATTTGTACGTTGGGTGCACTAGGAGATGTGCAAATTCTTGATGGTCTTGGTTTAGAAGAATCGAAACGATTCATGCATCACTATAATTTCCCTCAATTTAGCGTTGGTGAAACAGGTCCAATTCGTGCGCCTGGCCGTCGTGAGATTGGACACGGAGCATTAGGTGAGCGTGCACTTGAAGCCGTTATTCCTTCTGAGGAAGACTTCCCGTACACGATTCGTTTAGTATCTGAAGTACTTGAATCAAACGGATCCACTTCACAAGCAAGTATTTGCGCAAGCACACTTGCAATGATGGATGCTGGGGTTCCGATTAAAGCTCCTGTAGCTGGAATTGCCATGGGTCTAGTAAAACACGAAGAGCATGTAAGTGTTCTAACAGATATTCAAGGTATGGAAGATGCACTTGGAGACATGGACTTTAAGGTAGCAGGTACGAAAGACGGAATCACTGCCTTGCAAATGGATATTAAGATTTCAGGAATTGATCGTACGATTTTAGAAGAAGCGCTTGCTCAAGCTAAACGCGGTCGCATGATTATCCTTGAAAATATGTTGTCAGCAATCGGTGAGCATCGTTCAGACTTATCTAACTACGCTCCTAAGATCATGACGTTGAAAATCAATCCTGATAAGATTCGTGACGTGATTGGACCAAGTGGTAAGGTCATTAATCAAATCATTGAAGAAACAGGCGTGAAGATTGATATCGAGCAAGATGGTACAGTTTACATCTCATCTACTGAAAAAGAGATGAACGATAAAGCACGTAAAATTATTGAAGATATCGTACGTGAAGTACAGCTTGGCGAAACGTATCTTGGTAAAGTAAAACGAATTGAAAAATTCGGTGCCTTTGTTGAATTATTCAAAGGAAAAGACGGCTTAGTTCACATCTCTCAACTTGCTGAAGAACGAGTTGGCAAAGTAGAGGATGTTGTGAAAATTGGTGATGAAATCTTTGTACGTGTGACAGAAATTGATAATCAAGGGCGCGTGAACCTTTCTCGTAAAGTGATTTTAAAGGAAGAGAAAGAGAAACAAGCTGAAGCAAAACAATAA
- the asd gene encoding aspartate-semialdehyde dehydrogenase yields the protein MSNNGYHIAVVGATGAVGQQMLATLEKRAFPIASLKLLSSKRSAGKELSFKGTTYTVEEATPESFEGVQIALFSAGGSVSKALAPEAVKRGAIVIDNTSAFRMDTEVPLVVPEVNPKDLEWNKGIIANPNCSTIQMVAALEPIRQKVGLKKVVVSTYQAVSGAGLEAVDELKTQTADLLAGKEAKPEILPVGGDKKHYQIAFNAIPQIDVFQENGYTFEEMKMMNETKKIMNMADLEVAATCVRLPIETGHSESVYIETEQEGLTVADLKELLASAPGVTLQDDTANQVYPMAAHAVGKDDVFVGRIRRDLDRANGYHFWVVSDNLLKGAALNSVQIAESLIQQDLLS from the coding sequence ATGTCAAATAATGGTTATCATATCGCAGTAGTTGGAGCAACAGGTGCAGTAGGACAACAAATGCTAGCAACTCTTGAGAAAAGAGCATTTCCTATTGCAAGTTTAAAATTATTGTCTTCAAAGCGTTCGGCAGGAAAAGAGCTCTCTTTCAAAGGAACAACGTATACGGTGGAAGAAGCAACTCCTGAATCGTTTGAAGGCGTTCAAATTGCTTTATTTAGTGCAGGGGGTTCTGTTTCGAAAGCATTAGCTCCAGAAGCAGTCAAGCGTGGGGCAATTGTGATTGATAATACGAGCGCTTTCCGTATGGATACAGAAGTACCATTGGTTGTACCTGAGGTTAATCCAAAAGATCTTGAGTGGAATAAAGGCATCATAGCAAATCCAAATTGCTCAACGATCCAGATGGTTGCAGCTCTTGAACCTATTCGTCAAAAAGTCGGCTTAAAGAAAGTCGTTGTTTCAACGTATCAAGCTGTATCTGGCGCAGGCCTTGAAGCAGTTGATGAATTAAAAACACAAACAGCTGATCTACTTGCTGGAAAAGAAGCGAAACCAGAGATTCTTCCAGTTGGTGGAGATAAAAAGCACTATCAAATTGCCTTTAACGCCATTCCGCAAATTGATGTGTTCCAAGAAAATGGTTATACATTTGAAGAAATGAAAATGATGAATGAAACGAAAAAAATTATGAATATGGCTGATCTTGAAGTTGCTGCTACATGCGTTCGTCTCCCAATTGAAACAGGGCATTCAGAGTCTGTATACATTGAGACTGAACAAGAAGGACTGACTGTAGCAGATTTAAAAGAGTTACTTGCATCAGCACCTGGTGTGACTCTTCAAGATGATACAGCAAACCAAGTATATCCAATGGCTGCGCACGCAGTAGGTAAAGACGATGTGTTTGTTGGTCGTATCCGTCGTGACTTAGATCGTGCGAATGGGTACCACTTCTGGGTTGTTTCCGATAACCTTCTAAAAGGTGCAGCATTAAATTCAGTTCAAATTGCTGAATCTCTTATTCAGCAAGACCTATTATCATAA
- the dpaA gene encoding dipicolinic acid synthetase subunit A, which translates to MLTDKHILLIGGDARHLEIIRTLSTLDAKISLAGFEQLDDGFIGASKITLDDVDWTTVDAIILPVSGMSADGWIETVFSNETLSLTLAQLEQTPTHCTIYTGISNDFLDQLHHKAKRPLVRLMERDDVAIFNSIPTAEGALMMAIQHTDFTIHGANVAVLGLGRIGMTIARSFDAIGANVKVGAHDSALLARISEMGLKPFHTKHILTELKDVDICINTIPSRMITARVLAEMPLHAFIIDLASKPGGTDFRYAEKRGMKAMLVPGMPGIVAPKTAGKILATILADQLKSDDEEDAS; encoded by the coding sequence GTGTTAACGGATAAACATATTTTATTAATTGGCGGAGATGCCAGACATTTAGAGATTATTCGCACCTTATCTACATTAGACGCAAAAATTTCACTCGCTGGCTTTGAACAGTTGGATGATGGGTTTATAGGCGCTTCAAAAATCACTTTAGATGATGTTGATTGGACAACAGTGGATGCGATCATTTTGCCTGTTAGCGGCATGAGTGCTGATGGATGGATTGAAACTGTCTTTTCGAATGAGACTCTTTCCCTAACACTTGCTCAACTTGAACAAACGCCAACGCATTGTACGATTTACACAGGTATTAGCAATGACTTTTTAGATCAGCTTCACCATAAAGCCAAGCGGCCCCTTGTCCGGTTAATGGAGCGTGACGATGTAGCGATCTTCAATTCTATCCCTACCGCTGAAGGGGCACTCATGATGGCTATTCAACATACTGACTTCACCATTCACGGTGCAAATGTGGCCGTTTTAGGTTTGGGCAGAATTGGTATGACAATTGCCAGAAGTTTTGATGCGATAGGAGCCAATGTAAAAGTAGGAGCTCATGATTCTGCGTTACTTGCGCGAATTAGTGAAATGGGCTTAAAGCCATTTCATACAAAACATATCTTAACGGAATTAAAAGATGTTGATATTTGTATTAACACGATCCCTTCTCGCATGATCACGGCACGTGTACTCGCCGAGATGCCACTTCATGCCTTTATTATTGACCTGGCCTCTAAGCCAGGCGGCACCGATTTTAGATATGCGGAGAAACGAGGAATGAAAGCCATGCTGGTTCCCGGGATGCCGGGAATTGTTGCACCTAAAACAGCTGGAAAAATACTAGCTACCATTCTTGCTGATCAACTGAAGAGTGACGACGAGGAGGACGCATCATGA
- the ribF gene encoding riboflavin biosynthesis protein RibF has product MKTIYLSHPIDHSVPLIVPTVFALGYFDGVHKGHQHVIRQAVSYAKENGMESAVMTFHPHPKEVLMQLEQPMHFLTPLPDKLERIAELGVDRTYVVEFNQSFANLLPQEFVDHYLLALGAKHVVAGFDFTYGKKGKGTMDTMPDHAQGRFSSLAVSKVEREGIKVSSTALRELLQAGKVSDISELLGEPYQIKGIVEDGEKRGRTIGYPTANVKVNQRYIIPKTGVYVVKVELQDNILFGMCNVGYKPTFHNKKPDTPSIEVHLLDFNEQIYGETLTITWIQRIRDEVKFNGIDELKAQLALDKKQTEEIARTIDR; this is encoded by the coding sequence ATGAAAACCATTTATCTAAGTCATCCTATTGATCATTCAGTACCCCTTATTGTGCCTACAGTGTTTGCTCTTGGATACTTTGATGGAGTCCATAAAGGTCATCAGCATGTCATTCGTCAAGCGGTATCGTACGCTAAAGAGAATGGTATGGAAAGCGCAGTGATGACCTTTCATCCTCACCCCAAAGAAGTGTTAATGCAGCTTGAGCAACCAATGCATTTTTTAACACCACTTCCTGATAAACTCGAACGAATTGCCGAACTAGGTGTTGATCGCACGTATGTGGTAGAATTTAATCAATCATTTGCAAACCTGTTGCCACAGGAATTTGTCGACCACTACTTATTGGCTTTAGGTGCTAAGCATGTTGTGGCTGGCTTTGATTTTACCTATGGAAAAAAAGGCAAAGGAACGATGGATACCATGCCTGACCATGCACAGGGAAGATTCAGTAGCCTAGCCGTATCTAAGGTAGAAAGAGAAGGGATAAAAGTGAGCTCAACTGCATTACGAGAGTTATTACAGGCGGGTAAGGTTAGTGATATTAGCGAATTATTAGGTGAACCTTATCAAATAAAAGGAATCGTTGAAGACGGTGAAAAACGTGGCCGTACGATTGGATACCCTACAGCTAATGTGAAGGTAAATCAGCGTTATATTATACCCAAAACAGGTGTATACGTGGTCAAAGTAGAGTTACAGGACAACATTCTTTTTGGAATGTGTAATGTTGGATATAAGCCAACATTCCATAATAAGAAGCCCGATACGCCATCAATTGAAGTACATTTGCTTGATTTCAATGAGCAAATTTATGGTGAAACCCTTACGATCACTTGGATCCAACGCATCCGTGACGAAGTGAAGTTTAATGGAATTGATGAGTTAAAAGCACAGCTTGCCTTAGACAAAAAGCAAACGGAAGAGATTGCACGGACAATTGATCGTTAG